In a single window of the uncultured Dysgonomonas sp. genome:
- the pepE gene encoding dipeptidase PepE produces MRLLLISNSTNPGEAYLDYPKYNIKEFLGDRPVKALFIPYAAVTFSYDEYEEKVNNRFQDIGHSVVGIHHFEDPKKAVEDADAIIVGGGNTWKLVRMMRDNGLIDLIQKKVKGGTPYIGWSAGSNVACPTLRTTNDMPIIDPKGFDVANLVPFQINPHYLDDHPSNHGGETREVRINEFITENQDIYVVGLREATMLNIEGDVLKLIGKRSARIFKYGQEPKELTDKDDFNFLMK; encoded by the coding sequence ATGAGATTACTATTAATCAGCAATTCGACCAATCCCGGAGAAGCTTATCTGGATTATCCGAAGTATAATATTAAAGAATTTTTAGGAGATAGACCGGTTAAGGCATTGTTTATTCCTTATGCGGCAGTGACTTTCTCGTATGATGAATATGAAGAGAAAGTAAATAACCGCTTCCAAGATATAGGGCATAGTGTCGTTGGTATTCATCATTTCGAAGATCCGAAGAAAGCGGTTGAGGATGCTGACGCTATTATAGTTGGCGGAGGAAATACATGGAAGCTCGTGCGTATGATGCGAGATAACGGCTTGATCGACCTTATCCAGAAAAAGGTAAAAGGAGGAACACCATATATTGGATGGAGTGCAGGTTCAAATGTAGCTTGTCCTACATTGCGTACGACGAATGATATGCCTATTATCGACCCTAAAGGTTTTGATGTAGCTAATTTAGTCCCTTTCCAGATCAATCCTCATTATCTGGATGATCATCCTTCCAATCATGGGGGAGAGACCAGAGAAGTGCGTATTAACGAGTTTATCACCGAAAATCAGGATATATATGTAGTAGGACTGCGTGAAGCAACGATGCTTAATATTGAAGGTGATGTATTGAAACTGATAGGGAAAAGATCTGCCCGCATATTCAAATATGGCCAGGAACCAAAGGAACTAACCGATAAAGATGATTTTAACTTCTTGATGAAATAA
- a CDS encoding N-acetylmuramoyl-L-alanine amidase: MNRIIFILLFLFSISSISVFAQNDKDTPRNGEGIHLFLKRNKRTSSVQYEQFLELNKGKFGRNNSLLKGVSYTLPPLSGKLNPETQDKPLDKQNSKTKTNELFGNKYQEYTVKSNKLKGTCFYLSSGHGGPDPGAIGKVDGYELHEDEYAYDITLRLARALLEEGATVHMIIQDAMDGIRDERYLSNSDRETCMGDVIPLNQVKRLQQRSDKINSLAKRTKEKYKRAVFIHVDSRSQKQQLDVFFYWAPKSSGGKKLANTMRTTFESHYDKHQPSRGFTGTVSERSLFVLDKTTPVGIYAELGNIQNSFDQRRFLDPNNRQALANWMCRGFITDYENWKKGK; the protein is encoded by the coding sequence ATGAATCGGATCATTTTTATATTGCTTTTCTTATTCTCTATTTCATCTATTAGCGTTTTTGCCCAGAACGATAAGGATACCCCACGCAATGGAGAAGGTATTCATTTATTCTTAAAGAGGAATAAGCGTACGAGTAGTGTGCAATACGAGCAGTTTTTGGAACTAAATAAAGGTAAATTCGGAAGAAATAACTCTCTTCTGAAAGGTGTTTCATATACACTCCCCCCATTATCCGGCAAGCTGAATCCGGAAACTCAGGATAAGCCCCTAGATAAACAAAATAGCAAGACAAAGACTAATGAACTTTTCGGAAACAAGTATCAGGAATATACAGTTAAATCGAATAAGCTGAAAGGTACCTGTTTCTATCTTTCGAGTGGACATGGTGGTCCTGATCCCGGTGCTATCGGGAAGGTAGATGGCTATGAGCTTCACGAAGATGAATATGCCTATGATATAACCCTGCGACTTGCCCGCGCCCTACTCGAAGAAGGCGCTACCGTGCATATGATTATACAGGATGCGATGGATGGTATCCGGGACGAGAGATATCTTTCGAACAGTGATCGCGAAACCTGTATGGGTGACGTGATTCCACTCAATCAGGTGAAAAGATTACAGCAACGGAGTGATAAGATAAACAGTCTGGCAAAAAGGACGAAAGAGAAATATAAAAGGGCTGTCTTTATCCATGTGGATAGCCGTAGTCAGAAACAGCAACTGGATGTCTTTTTTTACTGGGCACCTAAAAGCAGCGGTGGTAAAAAACTGGCAAATACAATGAGAACCACATTCGAAAGCCATTATGATAAGCATCAGCCAAGCCGGGGGTTTACAGGAACGGTCAGTGAGCGTAGTCTCTTTGTATTGGATAAAACGACTCCGGTGGGTATCTATGCGGAACTGGGTAATATTCAAAACAGTTTCGATCAGCGTAGATTTTTAGATCCGAATAACCGTCAGGCTTTGGCAAACTGGATGTGCCGTGGATTTATTACGGATTATGAGAACTGGAAGAAGGGGAAGTAA
- a CDS encoding 4'-phosphopantetheinyl transferase superfamily protein translates to MLYYKEYITAATLIGVWKIEETREELLSALSHHNWVENIYSIKSESRVLEILSARLLIKELAGEEKQVYYNPSGKPYLTDKSFHISVSHTKKFVAVAINREKPIGLDIEQISDKIMRVQNRVIGKGEYIDKDNELAHLLLHWSAKEAMFKFLDADSIDFREHLFVGQFIPGQKGIFEASEYRTGSGHQFTAYYKVEPDFVMVCLEEQN, encoded by the coding sequence ATGCTTTACTACAAGGAATATATAACCGCAGCTACACTGATAGGTGTATGGAAAATAGAAGAGACCAGGGAAGAACTTCTCTCGGCCTTATCTCATCATAACTGGGTTGAGAACATATATTCCATCAAGTCCGAATCCCGTGTTTTGGAAATACTCTCTGCCCGGCTATTGATCAAAGAACTGGCAGGTGAAGAAAAGCAGGTATATTACAACCCGTCGGGAAAACCTTACCTGACAGACAAGTCGTTCCATATAAGTGTATCACATACCAAAAAATTCGTTGCTGTAGCCATTAATAGAGAAAAGCCAATAGGACTCGATATAGAACAGATATCCGATAAGATAATGCGTGTACAAAACCGTGTCATAGGGAAAGGTGAGTATATAGATAAAGATAACGAACTGGCACATCTCCTCCTACACTGGTCGGCCAAAGAAGCCATGTTCAAATTTCTGGACGCAGATAGTATTGATTTCAGGGAACATCTGTTTGTCGGACAGTTTATCCCCGGACAGAAAGGTATATTCGAAGCATCGGAGTACCGTACAGGTTCAGGGCATCAGTTCACAGCTTATTACAAAGTGGAACCGGATTTTGTTATGGTTTGCCTGGAAGAGCAGAACTAA